In Acinetobacter sp. C32I, one genomic interval encodes:
- the gltB gene encoding glutamate synthase large subunit, with protein MPSPNTVAPAQGLYQPDEFKDNCGFGLIAHMKGDSSHHLVETAIHSLSCMTHRGGIAADGKTGDGCGLLLAMPKQFFREEAQKLGSNLTEIFAAGTVFLNIDPALAQNAKNILNKEIAAEGLTVAAWRVVPTNNDALGEIALQSLPAFEQILVNCPMGLTEVEFNRKLFLARRRAEQQLQNDPLFYVTTLATTVISYKGLMMPAAIADFYTDLADARLTSHIVVFHQRFSTNTLPRWPLAQPFRYLAHNGEINTITANRNWALARTPKFENPLLPGLTELNPIVNRTGSDSSSLDNMLEILVGGGMDLFRALRMLVPPAWQNVETLDADLRAFYEFNSKHMEAWDGPAGLVIQDGRHAICMLDRNGLRPARWVITKNDYITLASEIGVWGYEPEDVVSKGRVGPGQILVIDTLTGKVLDTKDVSNHLKNMRPYREWLRDHAIRLQANPQLEEQLLDQGLTGDALKAAQKMFMVTFEERDQLLRPIAESGQEAVGSMGDDTPMAVLSRQVRHVSDYFRQQFAQVTNPPIDPLRESIVMSLETCLGREQNVFEQGPEHADRIIISSPVLSNSKMQQLRDVEKEREGYGVVDIDLNYAEAEGLQAAIARICEEAAQAVRDGKTLIVLTDKNLREGFLPANSALATGAVHHHLIKTGLRTDANILVETGFARDPHQFAVLLGFGATAVYPYLAYDVINDLVAKGELLGDPIHAQANFRKGIEKGLLKVLSKMGISTVASYRGGQLFEAVGLSSEVVDKCFLGVPSRIQGATFADLENDQKKLASTAWQNRKPIDQGGLLKFVFGKEYHAFNPDVINSLHKAVRSGQYQDFKEYAELVNNRPVATIRDLFKLKTTDSIALDQVETIEDILPRFDSAGMSLGALSPEAHEAIAIAMNTIGGRSNSGEGGEDPARYGTIRNSKIKQIASGRFGVTPAYLTSAEVLQIKVAQGAKPGEGGQLPGGKVNGLIARLRYSVPGVTLISPPPHHDIYSIEDLSQLIFDLKQVNPQAMVSVKLVSEPGVGTIAAGVAKAYADFITISGYDGGTAASPLSSIHHAGSPWELGLSEAHQALRVNDLRGKVRVQTDGGLKTGLDVIKAAILGAESFGFGSTPMIALGCKYLRICHLNNCATGVATQQDHLRQEHYIGEPQMLINFFKFIAEETREWLAALGVASLKDLIGRVDLLEVLPGETDKHAHLDLSALLTSHPAAEGKAQYCQVQGNAPFDKGVLAEKMVAEMLPAIEAGQGGSFNFTVGNCDRSIGARISGEIACRYGNLGMESSPVVMNLVGTAGQSLGVWNAGGLHIKLEGDANDYVGKGMAGGRVSIFPPKGSPFQTQNTAIIGNTCLYGATGGKVFAAGTAGERFAVRNSGAFAVIEGAGDHCCEYMTGGVVTVLGKVGHNFGAGMTGGFAYVLDLDNDFVDYYNHELIDLNRISTEAMEDHKENLLRILDEHIQETGSAWAYKIRNEFDFYSRKFWLVKPKAANLQTLLKTTQADPQ; from the coding sequence ATGCCATCGCCTAATACTGTAGCTCCCGCTCAAGGTTTATATCAGCCTGACGAGTTTAAGGATAACTGTGGTTTTGGTCTGATTGCCCATATGAAGGGTGACTCAAGCCATCATCTGGTCGAAACTGCGATTCACAGTTTAAGTTGCATGACGCACCGTGGTGGTATTGCCGCGGATGGTAAGACAGGAGATGGTTGCGGATTGTTATTGGCGATGCCGAAACAATTTTTCCGTGAAGAAGCACAGAAATTAGGCAGTAACCTGACTGAGATTTTTGCTGCAGGAACTGTATTCCTAAACATCGATCCTGCTTTAGCGCAAAATGCCAAAAATATTTTAAATAAAGAAATTGCTGCTGAAGGTTTAACTGTTGCAGCATGGCGTGTTGTACCTACAAATAATGATGCCTTGGGTGAGATTGCACTACAATCCTTACCTGCATTTGAACAAATTCTCGTGAACTGCCCGATGGGTTTAACTGAGGTTGAGTTTAACCGTAAGCTCTTCTTAGCTCGTCGTCGTGCAGAACAACAATTACAAAATGATCCGCTTTTCTATGTGACTACGTTGGCGACAACGGTGATCAGCTATAAAGGTTTGATGATGCCAGCTGCGATTGCTGACTTCTATACCGATTTGGCGGATGCACGTTTAACCTCACATATTGTGGTATTCCACCAACGTTTCTCGACCAATACCTTACCACGTTGGCCGTTGGCACAGCCGTTCCGTTATTTGGCGCACAATGGTGAAATCAATACCATTACTGCCAACCGTAACTGGGCATTGGCACGTACGCCAAAATTTGAAAACCCATTACTTCCAGGTTTAACTGAGTTAAATCCAATTGTGAACCGTACTGGTTCGGATTCTTCAAGCTTAGATAACATGCTTGAAATCTTGGTTGGTGGTGGTATGGACCTGTTCCGTGCACTCCGTATGCTGGTTCCGCCAGCATGGCAAAACGTTGAAACTTTAGACGCTGACTTACGTGCTTTCTATGAATTTAACTCGAAGCATATGGAAGCGTGGGATGGTCCAGCGGGTCTGGTGATTCAAGACGGTCGTCATGCAATCTGTATGCTTGACCGTAATGGCTTACGTCCAGCGCGTTGGGTGATCACCAAGAATGATTACATCACGCTTGCATCAGAAATTGGTGTGTGGGGCTATGAACCTGAAGATGTGGTGTCTAAAGGTCGTGTGGGTCCAGGTCAAATTTTAGTGATTGATACTTTGACTGGCAAAGTGTTGGATACCAAAGATGTCAGCAACCATCTGAAAAATATGCGTCCATACCGTGAATGGTTGCGTGATCACGCCATCCGTTTACAAGCCAATCCACAGCTTGAAGAGCAGTTGCTTGATCAAGGCTTAACAGGTGATGCATTAAAAGCTGCGCAAAAAATGTTTATGGTGACATTTGAAGAGCGCGACCAGTTATTGCGTCCAATTGCAGAAAGTGGTCAGGAAGCAGTAGGCTCGATGGGTGATGATACGCCAATGGCAGTATTGTCCCGCCAAGTTCGCCATGTGTCTGACTATTTCCGTCAACAGTTTGCGCAAGTGACCAATCCTCCGATCGATCCATTACGTGAATCAATCGTAATGTCGTTGGAAACCTGTTTGGGTCGTGAACAGAACGTGTTTGAGCAAGGCCCAGAACATGCGGACCGTATCATCATTTCAAGCCCTGTATTGTCAAATTCGAAAATGCAGCAGCTTCGTGATGTTGAAAAAGAACGTGAAGGCTATGGCGTTGTTGATATCGATCTGAACTATGCAGAAGCTGAAGGTCTGCAAGCGGCAATTGCACGCATCTGTGAAGAAGCAGCTCAAGCCGTTCGTGATGGTAAAACACTGATTGTGCTCACCGATAAGAACTTGCGTGAAGGTTTCTTGCCTGCAAACTCTGCATTGGCAACAGGCGCTGTGCATCACCATTTAATTAAAACTGGTTTGCGTACCGATGCAAACATTTTAGTTGAAACTGGTTTTGCCCGTGATCCACACCAATTTGCAGTCTTGTTAGGCTTCGGTGCGACTGCGGTGTATCCATACTTGGCTTATGATGTGATCAATGACTTGGTTGCGAAAGGCGAGTTATTGGGTGACCCGATCCATGCACAAGCCAACTTCCGTAAAGGGATTGAGAAAGGCTTACTCAAAGTTCTTTCTAAGATGGGAATCTCGACCGTTGCGTCTTATCGTGGTGGTCAATTATTTGAAGCAGTCGGTTTATCTTCAGAAGTGGTCGATAAATGCTTCCTTGGCGTACCAAGCCGTATTCAAGGGGCGACTTTCGCTGACCTTGAAAATGATCAGAAAAAATTGGCAAGCACAGCTTGGCAAAATCGTAAGCCGATTGATCAAGGTGGTTTGCTTAAATTCGTATTTGGTAAAGAGTATCACGCGTTCAACCCAGATGTGATTAACTCACTGCATAAAGCGGTGCGTTCAGGTCAATACCAAGACTTTAAAGAATATGCAGAGCTGGTGAATAACCGTCCTGTAGCAACGATCCGTGATTTATTTAAGCTCAAAACCACAGATTCAATTGCCTTGGATCAAGTTGAAACGATTGAAGATATTCTGCCACGTTTCGACTCTGCGGGTATGTCACTGGGTGCATTATCACCAGAAGCACATGAAGCGATTGCAATTGCCATGAACACCATTGGTGGTCGCTCGAACTCAGGTGAGGGCGGTGAAGATCCTGCGCGTTATGGCACCATCCGTAACTCGAAAATCAAACAGATTGCATCAGGTCGTTTTGGTGTTACTCCTGCGTACTTAACCTCTGCTGAAGTGTTGCAGATTAAAGTGGCGCAAGGCGCAAAACCAGGTGAGGGTGGTCAGTTACCAGGCGGTAAAGTGAATGGCTTAATTGCACGTTTACGTTACTCAGTGCCGGGCGTAACGCTGATTTCTCCACCACCGCATCACGATATTTACTCGATTGAAGATTTATCGCAATTAATCTTTGACTTGAAACAAGTCAACCCACAAGCGATGGTTTCGGTCAAACTGGTGTCTGAGCCGGGTGTTGGTACCATTGCTGCGGGTGTGGCAAAAGCCTATGCCGATTTCATTACCATTTCAGGTTATGACGGTGGTACGGCTGCATCACCATTGTCATCGATTCACCATGCGGGGTCACCATGGGAGCTGGGTCTTAGCGAAGCGCATCAAGCGCTACGTGTGAATGACTTACGTGGCAAAGTGCGTGTACAAACCGATGGTGGTTTGAAAACCGGTCTAGACGTAATCAAAGCAGCCATTTTAGGTGCTGAGAGCTTTGGTTTCGGTTCAACCCCAATGATTGCACTGGGTTGTAAATACCTGCGTATCTGTCACTTAAACAACTGTGCGACAGGTGTGGCAACGCAACAAGATCATTTGCGTCAAGAGCATTATATTGGCGAGCCACAAATGTTGATCAACTTCTTCAAGTTTATTGCAGAAGAAACGCGTGAATGGCTAGCGGCACTGGGTGTTGCATCACTAAAAGACTTGATCGGTCGTGTGGACTTACTTGAAGTTTTACCGGGTGAAACAGACAAGCATGCGCATCTTGATCTCAGTGCATTATTGACGTCACATCCTGCGGCAGAAGGCAAGGCACAGTATTGCCAAGTTCAAGGCAATGCACCATTTGATAAAGGTGTCTTGGCGGAGAAAATGGTGGCAGAGATGTTACCAGCAATTGAAGCAGGCCAAGGCGGCTCATTCAACTTCACGGTGGGTAACTGTGACCGTTCGATTGGTGCACGTATTTCAGGTGAAATCGCATGTCGCTATGGCAACTTGGGTATGGAAAGCAGCCCAGTGGTGATGAATCTTGTCGGTACTGCGGGACAGTCACTTGGTGTCTGGAATGCGGGTGGTTTGCATATCAAACTGGAAGGTGATGCCAACGACTATGTCGGTAAAGGCATGGCGGGTGGTCGCGTATCGATCTTCCCACCAAAAGGCTCACCATTCCAAACGCAAAATACCGCGATCATTGGTAATACCTGCTTATATGGTGCAACGGGCGGTAAAGTCTTTGCAGCAGGAACTGCGGGTGAACGTTTTGCGGTTCGTAACTCGGGCGCTTTTGCCGTAATTGAAGGTGCAGGCGACCACTGTTGTGAATATATGACAGGTGGTGTGGTCACAGTATTGGGTAAAGTCGGTCATAACTTTGGTGCGGGAATGACAGGTGGTTTCGCCTATGTTCTCGACCTTGATAATGACTTTGTTGATTACTACAACCATGAACTGATTGATCTGAATCGTATCTCGACTGAAGCGATGGAAGACCATAAAGAAAACTTATTGCGTATTCTGGATGAACATATCCAAGAGACAGGTAGTGCTTGGGCCTACAAAATCCGTAATGAGTTCGACTTCTATAGTCGTAAGTTCTGGCTTGTAAAACCGAAAGCTGCTAATTTGCAAACGCTTTTGAAAACAACCCAAGCTGACCCACAATAA